The Podospora pseudocomata strain CBS 415.72m chromosome 1 map unlocalized CBS415.72m_1, whole genome shotgun sequence genome has a segment encoding these proteins:
- a CDS encoding uncharacterized protein (COG:G; EggNog:ENOG503P0ZN), with protein MNTARFRTLFLIMTRKTATSKEIAMWHVRPTDDERLAPSKLYTKHSFCSLQVLLFLFRNIQILINTRFSGFSSCLLYYFNIMAASHTDAGRSLAQGDSTTTLAPSVPPTAISSAQKLNQLFDSPKEPKQITGSIEKTTATAAAAAVEDRAPDGGYGWVCTFCSFMIHANTWGVGSPWGIFLDRYISQGTFARVGRFEYAIIGGLAMAMALIVAPLANRCKIALGTRGTIVLGSVIASIGVHTSSTASKVWHLVLSYGVCYGLGMGIVYIPTLSVVGPWFSTHRSLAIGIATAGSGFGGLGYSLLAGKLIAMYGIPWTWRIMSYMMFFCNFFCGLLVRESPVTKSPVNNPVAAKSSSFGFHIFTRPQVILILIWGFMVELGYVSLFFSLPSHATSLGLDLNQGSIVQAVLSLGIGIGRPCVGWVSDRQGRINTALLMTLFCGLISLTLWIYARSYPPLLVFAFLAGISSGTFWSTANPIVTEVVGLRQSSATYSAVCLVMALPATFGEAIALQFVDESRTDDAKFLPSQVYVGCTYFVGAVALLMLRAWRVWQLQRNLAVVEDAEVAGVVPEEKRVYGWMMPRMWIKVVKV; from the exons agtccttctcttccttttccgcAATATCcaaatcctcatcaacactcGCTTTTCGGGCTTCTCATCTTGCTTGTTGTATTATTTTAACATAATGGCAGCATCGCACACAGATGCTGGCCGTTCTCTCGCTCAAGGAGACAGCACAACCACGCTCGCTCCATCAGTTCCACCCACCGCCATAAGCTCAGCCCAAAAGCTTAACCAACTGTTTGACAGCCCAAAAGAACCCAAGCAAATCACTGGTAGCATTGAGAAAACAACAGCCACTGCCGCCGCAGCCGCCGTTGAAGATAGAGCCCCGGACGGTGGATATGGCTGGGTCTGCACCTTCTGCAGCTTCATGATCCACGCCAACACATGGGGAGTAGGATCACCATGGGGAATATTTCTCGATCGCTACATATCCCAAGGTACTTTTGCACGAGTGGGGAGGTTTGAGTACGCCATCATCGGAGGCCTGGCTATGGCTATGGCCCTCATCGTTGCGCCACTGGCAAATCGCTGCAAAATAGCCCTGGGAACTCGAGGGACGATTGTGCTAGGGTCCGTGATTGCATCCATTGGAGTTCATACTTCATCAACTGCATCCAAGGTTTGGCATTTGGTACTATCGTATGGAGTTTGTtatgggttggggatggggatagTGTACATTCCT ACCCTCTCCGTTGTCGGCCCCTGGTTTTCCACCCACCGGAGTCTAGCCATTGGCATTGCGACAGCCGGATCAGGCTTTGGCGGGCTGGGGTACAGCCTTCTCGCCGGCAAGCTCATTGCCATGTACGGAATTCCTTGGACCTGGCGCATTATGTCCTATATGATGTTCTTCTGCAACTTCTTCTGTGGCTTGCTTGTCAGAGAGAGCCCGGTAACAAAGTCACCTGTCAACAACCCTGTTGCGGCGAAGTCCTCATCCTTCGGCTTCCACATCTTCACCCGCCCGCAAGTgattctcatcctcatctggGGCTTCATGGTGGAACTCGGCTATGTGTCGCTGTTCTTCTCGCTTCCAAGCCacgccacctccctcggcctcgatcTCAATCAAGGCTCCATTGTCCAAGCCGTGCTGAGCCTCGGTATTGGAATTGGCCGCCCCTGCGTGGGCTGGGTAAGCGACAGGCAAGGCCGGATCAACACGGCACTGTTGATGACGCTCTTTTGCGGTTTAATCTCTCTTACTTTGTGGATCTATGCCCGATCGTATCCCCCGCTGTTGGTATTTGCATTCCTTGCTGGCATCTCATCGGGTACGTTTTGGAGCACTGCCAACCCCATCGTCACAGAAGTGGTGGGATTGAGGCAGTCCTCGGCCACGTATTCAGCAGTGTGCTTGGTGATGGCGCTGCCTGCTACTTTTGGGGAAGCTATCGCTCTGCAGTTCGTGGATGAGAGCAGGACAGATGACGCCAAGTTTTTGCCCTCGCAGGTGTATGTTGGGTGCACGTACTTTGTCGGGGCggtggcgttgttgatgttgagggcGTGGAGGGTGTGGCAATTGCAGAGAAACTTGGCGGTCGTGGAAGATGCCGAAGTAGCTGGGGTTGTGCctgaggagaagagggtgtatgggtggatgatgccgaggatgTGGATTAAGGTTGTGAAGGTATGA
- the fur4 gene encoding uracil permease (COG:F; COG:H; EggNog:ENOG503NWYI) has protein sequence MENTTFTTEAPRRRNAFKRFADKIAVEQEPGLTTAQLMLTNHDLKPVEPERRQWGPWNFVGFWIADSFNINTWMISGTMIVGGLSWWQSWICVWLGYAISGFFICLTGRIGAQYHIGFPVVARSSFGIWGSLWPVFNRAVMACIWYGVQSYIGGRCVYIMIRAIWLSWDRNTIPNTFPENSGTTTADYASFFIFWLCSLPAIWFPVHKIRHLFTVKSYVVPVAGIAFLVWAVVRAKGLGDIVRQPARLEGSELAWEFVKGVMSSIANFATLIVNDPDFSRFAGKPKDALWSQLFTIPIGFAVTSFIGIIVSSSSTVIYGGPPIWDPLVLLEKFIDDSGSGGRFGVFVIATAFALAQLGTNIAANSVSAGTDLTALLPRWLDIRRGGYIAAAVGLAMCPYTLLTDSNQFTTYLSAYSVFLSSIAGVMISDYYFVRRGYLDVKELYDARPTSPYRFTYGFHWRAYAAYIAGILINVVGFAGAVGTEVPIGATYVYNVNFFGGFGVSAFVYWGLCKLSPIPACSDKWMEVGDEIDDLRVAYDADNASGTGSQEYVPGKGEKDVGRVV, from the exons ATGGAGAACACAACGTTCACTACGGAGGCGCCACGGAGACGCAATGCCTTCAAGCGCTTCGCGGACAAGATTGCTGTCGAGCAGGAGCCCGGGTTGACAACAGCACAGCTGATG TTGACGAACCACGATCTCAAACCGGTTGAGCCCGAACGACGCCAATGGGGTCCGTGGAACTTTGTCGGTTTCTGGATTGCCGATTcattcaacatcaacacctgGATGATCAGCGGTACTATGATCGTGGGCGGTCTGTCGTGGTGGCAGTCGTGGATTTGTGTCTGGCTTGGTTATGCGATTTCTGGCTTCTTTATTTGCTTGACGGGCCGCATTGGCGCACAGTATCACATTGGGTTTCCGGTCGTGGCCAGATCCTCTTTCGGAATCTGGGGAAGTCTGTGGCCAGTGTTCAACCGGGCTGTCATGG CTTGTATCTGGTATGGTGTCCAGTCGTACATTGGAGGGAGGTGTGTCTACATCATGATCAGGGCAATCTGGCTATCTTGG GACCGCAATACCATCCCCAATACCTTTCCTGAGAATTCCGGTACCACCACGGCCGATTACGCTtctttcttcatcttctggCTCTGCTCGCTTCCGGCCATCTGGTTCCCCGTCCACAAGATTCGCCATCTGTTCACCGTCAAGTCGTATGTCGTCCCTGTTGCGGGCATCGCCTTCTTGGTCTGGGCCGTCGTTCGCGCCAAAGGGCTCGGTGATATCGTGCGCCAGCCAGCGCGCTTGGAAGGCTCCGAACTCGCCTGGGAGTTCGTGAAAGGTGTGATGAGCTCCATTGCCAACTTTGCGACTCTCATTGTCAACGACCCCGATTTCTCCCGCTTTGCTGGCAAGCCCAAAGACGCCCTCTGGTCTCAGCTCTTCACCATCCCTATTGGTTTCGCTGTCACCTCATTCATCGGCATTATcgtctcctcttcctcgacagTCATCTACGGCGGTCCTCCCATCTGGGACCCTCTTGTGCTCCTCGAAAAGTTCATTGATGATAGCGGTTCTGGTGGGCGTTTCGGCGTCTTTGTAATTGCCACCGCTTTTGCCCTCGCCCAGCTCGGCACCAACATTGCTGCCAACTCCGTCTCGGCTGGTACCGATTTGACTGCCCTTCTGCCTCGTTGGCTGGACATTCGTCGCGGTGGTTACATCGCCGCTGCTGTCGGTCTCGCCATGTGCCCttacaccctcctcaccgacTCCAACCAGTTCACCACCTACCTCTCCGCCTACTCGGTGTTCCTGTCCTCCATCGCCGGCGTCATGATTTCCGACTATTACTTTGTCCGCAGGGGCTACCTCGACGTCAAGGAGCTCTACGACGCCcgacccacctccccatacCGCTTCACCTACGGCTTCCACTGGCGCGCCTACGCCGCCTACATCGCGGGCATTCTCATCAACGTCGTTGGTTTTGCCGGAGCTGTTGGCACGGAAGTCCCCATTGGCGCCACTTATGTATACAATGTCAACTTCTTTGGCGGATTCGGAGTCTCAGCGTTTGTGTACTGGGGTCTGTGCAAGCTCAGCCCTATCCCCGCCTGCAGCGACAAGTGGATGGAGGTTGGCGACGAGATTGATGACTTGAGAGTGGCGTATGATGCTGACAATGCCAGCGGGACGGGGAGCCAGGAGTATGTCCCCGGCAAGGGAGAGAAGGATGTGGGCAGGGTTGTTTAA
- a CDS encoding uncharacterized protein (EggNog:ENOG503PHWV), whose protein sequence is MLLTILLLLPILGCAAERLFFHRSGDCWDGADTISCRDIPASVCCQASDPWCGVVHCEGCPNGSTVAGYFQNSCQTKANGRCEITHPFSQEGLLGCCVDLGPYDTCAGQWYPSSSMDVATTSERICVQPNVMTYVDHDHGVKREIHIPQGELKRATQLLLARDFGGLRAFENWAHQSSDE, encoded by the exons ATGCTGTTAACAATCCTCCTTTTGCTTCCCATTCTTGGGTGCGCCGCGGAGAGGCTCTTTTTTCACCGTTCAGGTGACTGTTGGGATGGTGCCGACACTATCAGCTG CCGCGATATCCCCGCGTCCGTTTGCTGTCAGGCCTCGGATCCTTGGTGCGGTGTTGTCCACTGCGAGGGCTGTCCCAACGGCTCCACTGTCGCTGGCTACTTCCAGAACTCGTGCCAGACCAAGGCCAACGGCCGGTGTGAAATCACACACCCGTTCAGTCAGGAGGGATTACTCGGATGCTGTGTGGACCTTGGCCCCTACGACACTTGCGCTGGCCAGTGGTACCCATCCTCCAGCATGGACGTGGCCACTACCTCGGAGAGGATATGCGTTCAGCCCAACGTTATGACATACGTTGACCATGATCATGGTGTCAAGAGGGAGATCCATATCCCCCAGGGAGAGCTGAAGAGAGCTACGCAGCTTTTGTTGGCAAGAGACTTTGGAGGCCTGCGAGCGTTTGAAAATTGGG CTCACCAGAGTTCTGACGAGTAG
- a CDS encoding uncharacterized protein (EggNog:ENOG503PQSP; COG:K), whose product MHPSLAVYRPDSGPDSSFPERHLDDPRDSPSEWPGQQDIAHFPPINLDFAEAGLSKIENFESNSTSLWPQGWMNQQRSLLHRQQISIHAGSIELPILHPSFRQTTSPVQAEWDLFRASSEQSPGYLQWNAPPRRSTTEEDSDSNQSQHDSVEEFCPPLSTWNATHKARRRSAHRITKPTRLPVVPVVPQTIMSDSQPNESSPDLFDFTSTNIFCAQPSHDPMVLNHGNGATNFALPQGEEFTAEKVHSKRIAHKLSEKTRRNRLTLAIREIQKLLPSESDRDDMLLPDNELLIRPGVPSSKLDVVEMAIGFIRKLKEENVGMTKKLRELEQKSAQKCRCQKEEHGQEKTPPVEEPEDEAKE is encoded by the exons ATGCATCCCAGCCTTGCGGTCTATCGCCCTGATTCAGGGCCTGACAGCTCGTTCCCAGAGAGGCACTTGGACGACCCGAGGGACTCCCCTTCAGAATGGCCTGGCCAGCAGGATATCGCACATTTTCCTCCCATCAATCTTGACTTTGCAGAAGCTGGTCTGTCGAAGATAGAGAATTTCGAGTCAAATAGCACATCTCTGTGGCCACAAGGATGGATGAACCAACAACGCTCGTTGCTTCATCGTCAGCAA ATTTCTATTCACGCCGGATCGATCGAGTTACCCATATTACATCCTTCCTTTCGGCAGACAACTTCCCCTGTTCAAGCCGAATGGGACCTATTTCGTGCGTCTTCAGAACAGTCCCCGGGGTATCTTCAATGGAACGCCCCCCCACGGCGGTCAACCACCGAGGAAGATTCCGATTCCAATCAAAGTCAGCACGACAGTGTTGAAGAATTCTGCCCGCCTCTGTCAACATGGAACGCCACACACAAAGCCAGGCGACGAAGTGCACATCGTATCACCAAACCCACTAGATTGCCTGTCGTGCCAGTCGTTCCTCAAACCATCATGTCCGACAGTCAACCCAACGAATCAAGCCCAGATCTGTTCGATTTCACGAGCACCAATATTTTCTGTGCTCAGCCGAGTCATGATCCTATGGTTTTGAACCATGGAAATGGTGCCACAAACTTCGCCTTACCTCAAGGCGAGGAGTTCACTGCGGAGAAGGTCCATTCGAAGCGCATCGCACACAAACTATCCGAGAAGACACGGCGGAATCGGTTGACACTTGCAATACGAGAGATTCAGAAGCTCCTACCTTCGGAAAGTGATCGGGACGACATGCTACTACCAGACAATGAGCTGCTTATCCGGCCAGGCGTCCCGAGCAGCAAGCTAGATGTGGTCGAGATGGCTATTGGTTTTATCAGAAAGCTCAAGGAAGAGAATGTCGGCATGACAAAGAAGCTGCGGGAACTTGAACAGAAGTCAGCACAAAAGTGTCGATGTCAGAAGGAGGAACATGGCCAGGAAAAGACCccgccggtggaggagccaGAAGATGAAGCGAAAGAGTAG
- the CYS14 gene encoding Photosystem I iron-sulfur center (EggNog:ENOG503NVZY; COG:P), whose protein sequence is MAHNTTASRVKRFLGIRPEDELHDADFYDDGLYLESEPSAKEALAHLVPTADGIKHYFRELFPFWGWIFHYNLTWLLGDLIAGITVGFVVVPQGMAYAGLANLPPEFGLYTSFVGFFLYWAFATSKDITIGTVAVMSTIVGNIILDIRATQPELEAEVIARALALISGVILLFIGLTRLGFIVEFIPLTAIGAFMTGSAISIAAGQVPTMMGISTVKTREETYKVIINTLKHLGDTRLDAAMGLSALFGLYFIRWFCGFMGQRSPTRSKMWFFISTLRMAFIVILYILVSWLVNRGVSDAKNAKFKILGNVPSGFQHVGAPEINTEILSAIAPHLPVTVIVLLIEHIAISKSFGRVNNYMINPSQELVAIGFSNVFGPFLGGYPATGSFSRTAIKAKAGVRTPLAGIFTAVIVLLALYALTSVFFYIPSASLAAIIIHAVGDLITPPREVYKYWQTSPLEVVIFFAGVFVSIFTSIENGIYVTIAASGAVLLWRIAKSPGSFLGRVQLQHASRDSILKKENVDQSALDGEKHSAYLDLGRRDQSNPQVPITSPYPGVFIYRFNEGLNYVNCARHLDKMTVYIYKHTRRTQLNKYDKIGDRPWNDPGPRRGQVVDTEEIASKPKLKAIILDFSAVNAIDVTAAQALVDLRTQFNKYTDPEVVEWYFAGVTNRWTKRALVAAGFGVDRGHGVERAGGAREDVVAVAGVDPDVTVGRKEKERGSGDVDLEAGHAGSGEKRDEIAPVSSGESRPSGKRLAPIYGVNRPYFHIDVETAVASVVRNLERRRDTEDSSLEVF, encoded by the exons ATGGctcacaacaccaccgccagtcGTGTGAAGCGATTCCTTGGGATCCGTCCCGAGGATGAGCTCCATGACGCCGACTTTTACGACGATGGACTCTACCTCGAGTCTGAACCCTCGGCCAAGGAGGCTCTGGCTCATCTGGTGCCCACCGCTGACGGAATCAAACACTACTTCAGGGAGCTGTTTCCGTTCTGGGGCTGGATATTTCACTACAATTTGACATGGTTACTCGGAGATCTCATTGCTG GCATCACTGtcgggtttgttgttgtccctCAGGGTATGGCCTACGCTGGTTTGGCCAATCTGCCCCCCGAGTTCGGATTGTACACCAGCTTCGTGGGATTTTTCCTCTACTGGGCCTTTGCCACCTCAAAGGATATCACAATCGGC ACCGTTGCAGTGATGTCCACTATTGTTGGAAACATCATACTCGACATCCGAGCAACACAGCCTGAACTCGAGGCTGAGGTCATTGCACGAGCTCTGGCTTTGATTTCAGGCGTGATTCTGCTGTTTATTGGACTTACCAGACTCGGTTTCATCGTCGAATTCATTCCGCTCACAGCTATCGGCGCCTTCATGACTGGTTCTGCCATCAGTATCGCCGCTGGACAGGTGCCGACAATGATGGGAATTTCGACTGTCAAGACTCGCGAGGAGACATACAAAGTCAttatcaacaccctcaaacaCCTGGGCGATACCAGGCTTGATGCTGCAATGGGGTTGTCGGCCTTGTTCGGTCTTTACTTTATCCGCTGGTTTTGCGGCTTCATGGGCCAACGCAGCCCCACCAGATCCAAGATGTGGTTCTTCATATCCACCCTCCGCATGGCATTCATCGTCATCTTGTACATTCTCGTGAGCTGGTTGGTCAACAGAGGCGTGTCGGATGCGAAGAATGCCAAGTTCAAGATTCTCGGCAATGTCCCAAGTG GTTTCCAACATGTTGGTGCTCCTGAAATCAACACTGAGATCTTGTCCGCCATCGCACCTCATCTTCCGGTCACCGTTATCGTCCTTCTGATCGAGCACATCGCGATTTCAAAGTCTTTTGGGCGTGTCAACAACTACATGATCAACCCTTCGCAGGAGCTGGTGGCTATAGGTTTCAGCAATGTCTTTGGGCCATTCCTCGGAGGCTATCCGGCCACCGGTTCGTTTTCGCGTACAGCCATCAAGGCAAAGGCTGGCGTCAGAACCCCCCTCGCCGGCATCTTTACAGCCGTCATTGTGCTACTGGCACTCTACGCGCTCACATCGGTTTTCTTCTACATTCCTTCGGCATCTTTGGCAGCAATCATCATCCACGCTGTCGGTGATCTTATCACACCTCCGCGGGAGGTGTACAAATACTGGCAGACATCGCCTCTCGAAGTTGTTATCTTCTTCGCCGGCGTGTTTGTttccatcttcacctccatTGAAAATGGTATCTATGTCACAATCGCTGCGTCTGGGGCTGTTTTGCTTTGGAGGATTGCCAAAAGCCCAGGTAGCTTTCTGGGCCGTGTTCAGCTGCAGCACGCCAGCCGGGACAGTAtcctcaagaaggagaatgTCGACCAATCTGCCCTGGATGGCGAGAAGCATTCGGCGTACCTTGATCTCGGCCGCCGTGACCAATCCAACCCGCAGGTCCCCATCACATCACCGTACCCGGGCGTCTTCATTTACCGATTCAACGAAGGTCTGAACTACGTCAACTGCGCACGACACTTGGACAAGATGACGGTGTATATCTACAAGCACACTCGAAGGACGCAGCTCAACAAGTACGACAAAATCGGCGATCGCCCCTGGAATGATCCAGGCCCGCGTCGCGGTCAGGTTGTGGACACTGAGGAGATTgcttccaagcccaagctcaaggccatcatCCTTGATTTCAGCGCTGTAAACGCCATTGATGTGACTGCCGCCCAGGCTCTTGTCGATCTCAGGACTCAGTTCAACAAGTACACAGATCCCGAGGTTGTGGAGTGGTATTTTGCGGGTGTGACAAACCGGTGGACCAAGCGGGCGCTTGTCGCAGCTGGGTTTGGAGTTGACAGAGGCCATGGCGTTGAAAGGGCAGGGGGGGCCCGGGAGGATGTTGTGGCCGTTGCCGGGGTTGATCCGGATGTCACTgttgggaggaaggagaaggaaagaggGTCAGGGGATGTGGACTTGGAGGCTGGTCACGCTGGCTCTGGTGAGAAGCGTGATGAGATTGCACCCGTCTCTTCTGGCGAATCGAGACCAAGTGGGAAAAGATTGGCGCCGATCTATGGTGTCAATAGGCCATATTTCCACATTGATGTTGAGACTGCGGTTGCAAGCGTGGTGAGAAATctggagagaagaagggacaCGGAAGACTCTAGCTTGGAGGTTTTCTAG
- a CDS encoding uncharacterized protein (EggNog:ENOG503PQEZ; COG:S), whose amino-acid sequence MPFALQPIAQWTAIFGPAVFTGITLTHSTTLSLLATSPVLSPPTEEKLLAKQWHLIYRQGPSWVPPIINSAALSNVYLWYNHSQTRLQGGLYLLSAGILWGTLAVTFYYFETGINGACKWRLARLLKDDEGTGKIVIKGMKKGWIIPSVNGHTASEGSKKWGEETGMRELVMGWVRRNQWRWIAVGVAGGISGWASLGRFS is encoded by the exons ATGCCTTTCGCGCTCCAGCCCATTGCCCAGTGGACGGCCATTTTTGGCCCGGCTGTTTTCACCG GAATCACACTAACTCACTCCACAACCCTCTCACTCCTCGCCACATCTCCTGTCTTATCTCCCCCAACAGAGGAGAAACTTCTTGCTAAGCAATGGCATCTCATCTACCGCCAGGGCCCGAGCTGGGTGCCTCCTATCATCAACTCCGCCGCGCTCTCCAATGTCTACCTCTGGTATAATCACTCCCAAACTCGACTTCAGGGAGGGCTCTATCTGCTTTCTGCTGGGATTCTGTGGGGTACTCTCGCGGTGACGTTTTACTACTTTGAGACGGGGATCAACGGGGCGTGCAAATGGCGGCTGGCTAGGTTGttgaaggatgatgagggaaCGGGGAAGATTGTAATcaaggggatgaagaaggggtggATTATTCCTAGTGTCAACGGGCATACTGCTTCTGAGGGGAGTAAGAaatggggggaggagacgggtatgagggagttggtgatggggtgggtgaggagaaaTCAGTGGCGGTGGATTgcggttggggttgctgggggaaTCAGTGGGTGGGCTAGTTTGGGGAGGTTCAGTTGA